In Drosophila yakuba strain Tai18E2 chromosome 2R, Prin_Dyak_Tai18E2_2.1, whole genome shotgun sequence, a single genomic region encodes these proteins:
- the LOC6530473 gene encoding SH3 domain-binding protein 5 homolog, whose product MSSAEDGELDPQIQIELENLNSATDEINKLEIELEEANSTFRILLNESTRRLKVSSKKLGNCIEKARPYYEALDKAREAQIECQKAAVKFQRANEIHAAAKETVALAEQRFMSNSHEWQFDNAWQEMLNHATQKVMDAETQKADCHAEHQRLTKLFNAAEQKLQQLEDRFRRSINKSRPYFEEKQVCQDQLQTQKNRIQELQQQVAGAKSTYSTALRNLERISEDIHRQRGDFPTPPGPREPGVGAELNSPTSSALPSLPDFQLELEKCDYPSIAGSQMSLGAKTPQAAAETEDEEDACDYDETGAGELRGVVDERDLEALRQKVKILAVRPIEGGDGQQQNDVWEHELKATVDKLDHLMMLKETAKRQQTNRLKSSEQRPDSLGAEALKRHCDVVEVKVTQCATTASLPVTPHHQLNHLAPPTPIKKLQQQLAPLPSVNVSMRELPLLARLSNELLDRSSAAIGGVRKTLRRRSLE is encoded by the exons ATTGAACTGGAGAATCTCAATAGTGCAACCGATGAGATTAATAAGCTAGAAATCGAGCTAGAG GAGGCCAATTCCACCTTTCGCATCCTGTTGAATGAATCTACACGCCGCCTTAAAGTTTCATCCAAGAAGTTGGGCAACTGCATTGAGAAGGCTCGACCTTACTACGAGGCATTGGACAAGGCACGCGAGGCACAAATCGAATGTCAAAAAGCAGCGGTTAAGTTTCAGCGAGCTAATG AAATCCATGCCGCAGCCAAGGAGACGGTGGCGCTTGCTGAGCAGCGTTTTATGTCCAACTCGCACGAATGGCAGTTCGACAATGCCTGGCAGGAGATGCTTAACCATGCTACCCAGAAGGTGATGGATGCCGAGACGCAGAAAGCCGACTGTCATGCGGAGCACCAGAGGCTCACCAAACTGTTCAACGCCGCCGAGCAAAAGCTGCAACAGCTTGAGGATCGTTTTCGTCGGAGCATTAACAAGTCGCGGCCGTACTTCGAAGAGAAGCAGGTGTGTCAGGACCAGCTGCAGACACAAAAAAACCGCATtcaggagctgcagcagcaggtggCCGGTGCTAAGAGCACCTATTCCACGGCCTTACGTAATCTGGAGAGGATCAGCGAGGATATACATAGGCAGAGGGGAGATTTTCCCACTCCACCAGGACCCCGCGAGCCGGGTGTGGGAGCAGAGTTAAACTCGCCGACTTCCAGTGCCTTGCCATCACTGCCGGATTTCCAGCTGGAGCTTGAGAAGTGCGACTATCCCTCCATAGCGGGCAGCCAGATGTCTCTGGGCGCAAAAACTCCCCAAGCGGCTGCCGAAACTGAAGATGAGGAGGATGCCTGCGACTACGATGAAACGGGAGCCGGGGAACTCAGGGGTGTAGTAGATGAACGCGATTTGGAGGCCCTACGACAGAAGGTCAAGATCCTGGCAGTGCGTCCCATTGAGGGCGGAGATGGACAGCAGCAGAATGATGTGTGGGAGCATGAACTGAAGGCCACGGTGGACAAGCTGGACCACTTGATGATGCTCAAGGAAACAGCCAAAAGACAGCAAACGAACCGCTTGAAGTCCAGCGAACAGCGGCCCGATTCATTGGGCGCTGAGGCCTTGAAACGTCACTGCGATGTGGTCGAGGTGAAGGTCACCCAATgcgccaccaccgccagctTGCCAGTCACACCCCACCACCAGCTGAATCACCTTGCACCGCCCACGCCCATTAAgaagctgcaacagcaactggcGCCCTTGCCCTCCGTAAACGTCTCCATGCGGGAGCTGCCCCTGTTGGCCAGGTTGTCCAACGAGCTGCTGGATCGCAGCAGTGCTGCCATCGGCGGAGTGCGCAAGACGCTGCGCAGGCGCTCCCTGGAATAG
- the LOC6530476 gene encoding uncharacterized protein LOC6530476: MNGTRKIKSMKTIRLGDVLYDDQKRLLTLCRSCECHFMTLQSFQSHLTECPGLKHIVTPNEPLAYDDARRETRVVNGRQELHIYELEAVKNTSTTSSAIDWEAELEDPRWYSDPKPTVQPTAKTNSKENIVKEYLVQLTEASQEPEVVPAKRQRSLSTSRRPILTTQQQRRSRGSLPSPQPPTAKTKKDTILVPNVLEDLKRLQETEKKGRIPVVPAAAHSTSPERPVRPLQSGAPRATQSTSQWVSKKLTSTSKPDVPASSRISEVPPPPKISEKPSPPITTKATPPLESQSMDGTQKILNKLRACGVQVKRGSTHLNATAATELNPTKNQETLDIMRKLQSKGIRCTKVKKS, encoded by the exons ATGAATGGAACGCGAAAAATCAAGTCCATGAAGACAATTCGACTCGGCGACGTGCTGTACGACGATCAAAAACGCCTTCTAACGCTGTGCCGCAGCTGCGAATGCCACTTTATGACGCTCCAATCGTTCCAGAGCCACCTAACCGAATGCCCCGGACTAAAACACATAGTAACGCCGAACGAACCGCTCGCATATGATGACGCCAGGCGGGAAACGAGGGTGGTGAATGGCAGGCAGGAG CTTCACATCTACGAACTGGAGGCGGTCAAGAACAcgagcaccaccagcagcgcCATCGACTGGGAGGCAGAGCTGGAGGATCCACGCTGGTACAGCGATCCCAAGCCCACTGTACAACCCACAGCAAAGACCAATTCCAAGGAAAATATAGTAAAGGAGTACCTAGTGCAGCTCACCGAGGCGTCTCAGGAACCGGAAGTGGTGCCTGCAAAACGCCAGCGTAGCCTTAGCACCTCCCGCCGTCCCATTCTGACCACCCAGCAGCAGCGTAGATCTCGTGGCAGCCTTCCTTCGCCCCAGCCGCCCACGGCGAAGACGAAAAAGGACACCATCCTGGTGCCCAATGTGCTGGAGGATCTAAAGCGGCTGCAGGAGACGGAGAAAAAAGGGAGGATTCCAGTGGTACCAGCAGCTGCTCATAGTACATCTCCTGAACGTCCTGTGAGGCCATTGCAATCAGGTGCCCCCAGGGCAACGCAGTCAACTTCTCAATGGGTATCCAAGAAACTCACTTCTACATCGAAGCCTGATGTACCAGCATCTTCAAGGATATCTGAAGTGCCACCTCCTCCCAAGATATCTGAGAAACCTTCGCCCCCCATAACAACCAAAGCAACTCCTCCATTGGAAAGCCAATCCATGGATGGAACACAAAAAATCCTAAACAAACTCAGGGCCTGCGGTGTGCAGGTAAAACGAGGAAGTACCCATTTAAATGCGACTGCCGCGACTGAGCTAAATCCAACCAAAAATCAAGAGACCTTGGACATTATGCGAAAACTGCAATCCAAGGGTATCAGATGCACCAAAGTCAAAAAATCGTAG
- the LOC26536040 gene encoding uncharacterized protein LOC26536040 isoform X2, translating to MNRLLVVTFLVTIGILLVNSVDMQIAHQCAAKVGMGKYVDRSKANCFNLCQLEMHKVIVNGSVHIPHIQNAQKNCVKLKEDDKCVLANRLKRCLQVSLNRKELEEFDYIYLI from the exons ATGAACAGGCTCCTTGTCGTGACTTTCCTGGTGACCATCGGTATACTATTGGTTAATTCTGTTGAT ATGCAAATTGCACACCAGTGCGCAGCGAAGGTTGGGATGGGCAAATATGTCGATCGAAGTAAAGCCAACTGTTTCAATCTTTGTCAACTTGAGATGCACAAAGTGATTGTCAATGGATCGGTCCACATACCTCATATACAGaatgcacaaaaaaattgCGTCAAGTTAAAGGAGGATGACAAATGCGTGCTCGCCAATAGACTAAAAAGATGTCTACAAGTCAGCCTAAACCGTAAAGAGTTAGAAGAGTTTgactatatatatttgatttaa
- the LOC26536040 gene encoding uncharacterized protein LOC26536040 isoform X1, which translates to MDAMQLNSVLKFSLQNEQAFLVTYGPLLVNSVDMQIAHQCAAKVGMGKYVDRSKANCFNLCQLEMHKVIVNGSVHIPHIQNAQKNCVKLKEDDKCVLANRLKRCLQVSLNRKELEEFDYIYLI; encoded by the exons ATGGATGCTATGCAGTTGAATTCAGTCTTAAAATTCAGTCTCCAAAATGAACAGGCTTTCTTGGTGACCTACGGTCCACTATTGGTTAATTCTGTTGAT ATGCAAATTGCACACCAGTGCGCAGCGAAGGTTGGGATGGGCAAATATGTCGATCGAAGTAAAGCCAACTGTTTCAATCTTTGTCAACTTGAGATGCACAAAGTGATTGTCAATGGATCGGTCCACATACCTCATATACAGaatgcacaaaaaaattgCGTCAAGTTAAAGGAGGATGACAAATGCGTGCTCGCCAATAGACTAAAAAGATGTCTACAAGTCAGCCTAAACCGTAAAGAGTTAGAAGAGTTTgactatatatatttgatttaa
- the LOC6530478 gene encoding uncharacterized protein LOC6530478, with amino-acid sequence MKVFIGLLLVAAVASQSSIFESVGKECAKKLGITEDYFENFPHSSRVKCFYHCQMEKLEIIANGVVTSFDPHVLNITPENYEKYGIKVKPCLTLTHPNKCELGYIVFQCLKREFNL; translated from the exons ATGAAAGTATTCATTGGCTTGCTTCTAGTGGCGGCTGTCGCTTCGCAGTCATCTATATTC GAATCTGTAGGAAAAGAATGTGCTAAAAAACTGGGAATTACCGAAGATTACTTTGAGAACTTTCCACACAGCAGCCGGGTGAAGTGTTTTTACCATTGCCAAATGGAAAAACTTGAAATAATTGCCAATGGTGTGGTGACTAGTTTTGATCCGCACGTACTCAATATAACACCGGAGAACTATGAAAAGTATGGCATAAAGGTGAAGCCCTGCCTCACACTTACCCATCCCAACAAATGTGAGCTCGGTTACATAGTGTTCCAGTGCTTGAAACGGGAATTCAATTTGTAA
- the LOC26535714 gene encoding uncharacterized protein LOC26535714: MLRSSPIAKMKVLVAFIFVMAVGPAYPAIFKHLENECAKKGGITPHLIKNSPTNIRVKCYYACQMEKLEIIANGVVNPFDVSVLNITQENYDKFGRMVKSCLTLTNPHKCELGYMVFQCLNDKFAKL; encoded by the exons ATGCTCCGATCATCACCAATTGCCAAGATGAAAGTATTAgtggcatttatttttgtgatGGCCGTGGGTCCTGCGTACCCAGCTATATTC AAACACTTGGAAAATGAGTGCGCAAAGAAAGGAGGCATTACTCCACATCTCATCAAAAACAGTCCAACCAACATTCGAGTAAAGTGCTACTACGCCTGTCAGATGGAAAAGCTGGAAATAATTGCCAATGGAGTGGTCAACCCCTTCGATGTATCCGTTCTCAATATCACACAGGAAAACTACGACAAGTTCGGCAGAATGGTCAAGTCGTGCCTGACGCTAACGAATCCTCACAAATGTGAGCTCGGCTATATGGTATTCCAGTGCCTAAATGATAAGTTtgcaaaattataa